A stretch of Pseudomonas sp. 7SR1 DNA encodes these proteins:
- a CDS encoding DUF3392 domain-containing protein, whose amino-acid sequence MDLVLDLLATVSRWSRSNLSEISLALVGCLLVLFGADIKGWVEQRLGSIAGALRVPLIALLCMIGSGAALIYATPWIVKGLSQFNNYSLAPVLLVVLVLIGVVADRR is encoded by the coding sequence ATGGATCTGGTACTCGACCTGCTTGCCACCGTGTCCCGCTGGAGCCGCAGCAATCTCTCGGAGATCTCCCTGGCGCTGGTAGGCTGCCTGCTGGTGCTGTTTGGCGCGGACATCAAGGGTTGGGTCGAACAGCGCCTGGGCAGCATCGCCGGCGCCTTGCGCGTCCCGCTGATCGCCCTGCTGTGCATGATCGGCAGCGGTGCGGCCCTGATCTATGCCACTCCATGGATCGTCAAGGGATTGAGCCAGTTCAACAACTACAGCCTGGCGCCGGTTCTACTGGTGGTACTGGTGTTGATAGGCGTAGTCGCGGATCGGCGCTGA
- the hemW gene encoding radical SAM family heme chaperone HemW, whose product MTDESPAPLIHGGAQAPRAPLPVLPPLALYVHIPWCVRKCPYCDFNSHAASAQLPEEEYVDALLADLDQDLHAVYGRPLSSIFFGGGTPSLFSARALGRLLEGVAARIAFAPDIEITLEANPGTFEQDKFVAYRALGINRLSIGVQSFQQAKLEALGRIHNGDEAVRAAGMARQAGFDNFNLDLMHGLPDQSLDDALGDLRQAIALKPTHLSWYQLTLEPNTVFWNQPPTLPEDDTLWDIQEAGQALLAEHGYAQYEVSAYAQPGRAARHNLNYWSFGDFIGIGAGAHGKLSHPDGRIVRTWKTRLPKDYLNPAKRFLAGEKALPNEELPFEFLMNALRLTEGVDARLYPERTGLPLQSLAEGRREAEQSGLLQVEPSRLAATERGQLFLNDLLQKFLS is encoded by the coding sequence ATGACCGATGAATCCCCCGCACCGCTGATACACGGCGGTGCACAAGCGCCCAGGGCGCCGCTGCCGGTGCTGCCGCCCCTGGCGCTGTACGTCCACATCCCGTGGTGCGTGCGCAAATGCCCGTATTGTGATTTCAACTCCCACGCCGCCAGTGCGCAGTTGCCCGAAGAAGAATATGTCGACGCCCTGCTGGCCGACCTCGACCAGGACCTGCACGCGGTATACGGGCGGCCACTGAGCTCGATCTTCTTTGGCGGCGGCACCCCGAGCCTGTTCAGCGCCAGGGCCCTGGGCCGGCTGCTCGAAGGCGTGGCGGCGCGGATTGCCTTCGCCCCCGACATCGAAATCACCCTGGAAGCCAACCCCGGCACCTTCGAACAAGATAAATTCGTCGCATACCGTGCCCTGGGCATCAATCGCCTGTCCATCGGCGTCCAGAGCTTCCAGCAGGCCAAGCTCGAGGCGCTGGGGCGGATCCACAACGGTGACGAAGCGGTGCGCGCCGCCGGCATGGCCCGCCAGGCCGGGTTCGACAACTTCAACCTGGACCTCATGCATGGCCTGCCCGACCAGTCCCTCGACGACGCCTTGGGCGACTTGCGCCAGGCCATCGCTCTGAAGCCCACCCACCTGTCCTGGTACCAGCTGACGCTGGAGCCGAACACGGTGTTCTGGAACCAGCCGCCAACCCTGCCGGAAGACGATACCCTGTGGGACATCCAGGAGGCAGGGCAGGCATTGCTGGCCGAGCATGGCTATGCCCAATACGAAGTCTCGGCCTACGCCCAGCCTGGCCGGGCAGCGCGACACAACCTCAATTACTGGAGCTTCGGCGATTTCATCGGCATCGGCGCCGGCGCCCATGGCAAGCTCAGCCATCCGGACGGGCGTATCGTGCGCACCTGGAAGACCCGCCTGCCCAAGGACTATCTCAACCCGGCCAAGCGCTTCCTGGCCGGCGAAAAAGCCTTGCCCAACGAAGAGCTGCCTTTCGAGTTCCTGATGAACGCCCTGCGCCTGACCGAAGGCGTGGACGCGCGGCTGTACCCGGAGCGGACAGGGCTGCCCCTGCAAAGCCTGGCCGAAGGCCGGCGCGAGGCCGAACAAAGCGGGTTGTTGCAGGTCGAACCGTCACGTCTGGCGGCCACCGAGCGCGGACAGCTGTTTCTCAATGACTTGCTGCAGAAATTTCTGAGCTGA
- the rdgB gene encoding RdgB/HAM1 family non-canonical purine NTP pyrophosphatase → MMNLTQLVLASHNAGKLKELQAMLGDSVHLRSIGEFSQVEPEETGLSFVENAILKARNAARLSGLPALADDSGLAVDFLGGAPGIYSARYADGKGDAANNAKLLEALRDVPEAERGAQFVCVLALVRHADDPLPILCEGLWHGRILTEARGEHGFGYDPLFWVPERNCSSAELGPAEKNQLSHRARAMVLLRQRLGLQ, encoded by the coding sequence ATGATGAACCTCACCCAACTCGTACTGGCCAGCCACAACGCCGGCAAGCTCAAGGAGCTCCAGGCCATGCTCGGCGACTCGGTGCACCTGCGCTCCATCGGCGAGTTCAGCCAGGTGGAACCTGAAGAAACCGGCCTGTCGTTCGTCGAGAACGCCATCCTCAAGGCCCGCAACGCCGCACGCCTCTCGGGCCTGCCGGCGCTGGCCGACGACTCCGGGCTGGCGGTGGACTTTCTCGGCGGCGCGCCGGGCATCTATTCGGCACGTTATGCCGACGGCAAGGGCGACGCGGCGAACAACGCCAAGCTGCTCGAAGCCCTCAGGGATGTACCTGAAGCCGAGCGGGGGGCGCAATTCGTCTGTGTCCTGGCGCTGGTCCGGCATGCCGATGATCCGCTGCCGATCCTGTGCGAAGGCTTGTGGCACGGGCGCATTCTCACCGAGGCCCGGGGCGAACACGGTTTCGGCTACGACCCGCTGTTCTGGGTACCGGAACGAAACTGCTCCAGCGCCGAACTGGGCCCTGCGGAAAAGAACCAGCTGAGCCACCGCGCCCGCGCCATGGTCCTTCTGCGTCAACGCCTGGGCCTGCAATGA
- a CDS encoding DUF4426 domain-containing protein, which produces MKRLALFLITACLSIGAMAADAIKAERKEVFGDITVHYNTFNSTFLAPDIAKGAELIRSKQQGVINVSVLKDGKPLMAQVSGTVKDLTSQSIPLKFKQVTEQGAIYYIAQYPVPQQETRTFEIKVRTGDKINTINFNQELFPGQ; this is translated from the coding sequence ATGAAACGTCTAGCGTTGTTTCTCATCACCGCCTGCCTGAGCATTGGCGCCATGGCCGCCGACGCCATCAAGGCCGAACGCAAGGAAGTGTTCGGTGACATCACCGTGCACTACAACACGTTCAACTCCACCTTCCTGGCACCAGATATCGCCAAGGGCGCCGAGCTGATCCGCAGCAAGCAACAGGGTGTGATCAACGTCTCGGTACTCAAGGATGGCAAGCCCTTGATGGCCCAGGTCAGCGGCACGGTGAAAGACCTCACCAGCCAGAGCATCCCGCTGAAATTCAAGCAGGTGACCGAGCAAGGCGCGATCTACTACATCGCCCAGTATCCAGTACCCCAGCAGGAAACCCGCACCTTTGAAATCAAGGTGCGAACCGGCGACAAGATCAACACCATCAACTTCAACCAGGAACTGTTTCCGGGCCAATGA